The following proteins are co-located in the Triticum aestivum cultivar Chinese Spring chromosome 1A, IWGSC CS RefSeq v2.1, whole genome shotgun sequence genome:
- the LOC123180791 gene encoding uncharacterized protein, whose amino-acid sequence MAFLGGSLGVTRSIDSRKMMEGKSHGRSGTWRQAPVPVRQLFWRLRRAMLRPKRHAVSFGYDLKSYSRNFDDGLVPAHRL is encoded by the coding sequence ATGGCGTTTCTGGGAGGATCATTGGGCGTGACAAGGAGTATCGACAGCCGGAAGATGATGGAGGGGAAGAGCCACGGCAGGTCCGGGACGTGGCGGCAAGCGCCGGTGCCCGTGAGGCAGCTGTTCTGGAGGCTGAGGCGCGCTATGCTGAGGCCGAAGCGCCACGCCGTGAGCTTCGGGTACGACCTCAAGAGCTACTCCCGTAACTTTGATGACGGCCTCGTCCCTGCTCACCGCCTGTAG